In the genome of Siniperca chuatsi isolate FFG_IHB_CAS linkage group LG17, ASM2008510v1, whole genome shotgun sequence, one region contains:
- the lrrc71 gene encoding leucine-rich repeat-containing protein 71 isoform X2, whose amino-acid sequence MSRKRQKEKTDKANAEEEASKNTGQTTNEKLPAQTFDEYQCSGNVEIDFPGLCAILDMKDIPAVNTKQPTSSTSETEGGDTDDSQSQINDAPFWSKPHLQVELETEDPLSAKNLKVSGWKVDEQIARVLQKMLLSLNKLQSLQFWQAGLTDRMVISLMNTISLCSNLSALALEGNPLPEWSYHLLLSEDSVLSHLSLRNNRIGDEDARVIGMALSTTRSANKNLISLNLAFNSIGDAGATHIAQGLRLNRALLCLSLSNNQIGDSGAAHLAEVLGEFALTHEEVVERRKLLLERTQSSSFRVDSDQSPADQVPSVLSSTSLSISKGENKGTSKKSKEASKKDEKPAANKENPKSNKKSSDIKVPQSKGGKLGSKEKQQSAQEVEAVEIVNPLLDQFVHYRDGDIILPGNRTLTSLNLAGNRITEKSLPLFLTSLEMEGRGLLRLCLQRNRFPPECECYVKIKELMTLTDPLEKNSSELTEEEGQGV is encoded by the exons ATGtctagaaagagacaaaaagagaaaacagacaagGCGAATGCTGAGGAAGAGGCCTCAAAAAATACAG GACAGACTACAAATGAAAAATTGCCAGCGCAGACCTTTG ATGAATATCAGTGCTCAGGCAATGTGGAGATTGACTTCCCTGGGCTTTGTGCTATTCTGGACATGAAGGATATCCCAGCTGTCAACACGAAGCAACCAACGTCCTCCACCAGTGAAACTGAAGGAGGGGACACAG ATGACAGCCAGTCACAGATAAATGATGCACCTTTCTGGTCTAAGCCACACCTCCAAGTGGAGCTGGAGACCGAAGACCCCCTCAGCGCCAAGAACCTGAAGGTTTCTG GATGGAAGGTAGATGAGCAGATTGCCAGAGTGCTACAGAAGATGCTTCTCTCCTTGAACAAGCTACAGAGCCTTCA GTTTTGGCAGGCGGGACTGACAGATCGAATGGTAATCTCCCTCATGAACACAATATCACTGTGCTCCAACCTCAG tGCTTTGGCATTGGAGGGCAACCCTCTTCCAGAGTGGAGCTACCACCTTCTTCTCTCTGAAGACAGCGT CCTCTCTCACTTGTCCCTGCGAAATAACCGGATAGGAGACGAGGACGCTCGTGTAATTGGGATGGCTCTCTCAACCACCAGATCTGCCAACAAGAACCTCATATCACTCAACCTGGCATTCAATTCTATTGGTGATGCAGGTGCTACACATATCGCACAG GGCCTGCGGTTGAATCGTGCGttgctctgtctctcactgtccAACAATCAGATTGGAGACTCGGGAGCTGCTCATCTGGCTGAG GTACTAGGTGAGTTTGCTCTAACTCATGAAGAAGTTGTGGAGAGAAGGAAGCTGCTTCTGGAAAGAACACAGTCT TCATCTTTTAGGGTCGATTCTGACCAATCGCCTGCTGACCAAGTTCCCTCAGTACTCAGCAGCACTTCACTGAGCATCAGCAAGGGGGAGAACAAAGGCACCTCCAAAAAGTCAAAG GAAGCATCCAAAAAAGATGAGAAACCAGCTGCCAACAAAGAGAACCCAAAGTCTAACAAGAAAT CTTCAGATATAAAGGTGCCTCAAAGTAAAGGTGGCAAGCTGGGGAGCAAAGAGAAACAACAATCTGCACAGGAG GTAGAGGCGGTGGAGATAGTGAACCCCCTGCTGGACCAGTTTGTGCATTACAGGGACGGTGACATTATTCTGCCTGGAAACAGGACTCTCACCTCCCTCAACCTGGCAG gaaACAGAATCACAGAGAAGTCGCTGCCTCTGTTCCTGACGTCACtagagatggagggaagaggCCTGCTGCGTCTCTGTCTGCAG AGAAACCGCTTCCCACCAGAGTGTGAGTGTTATGTGAAGATAAAGGAACTGATGACACTCACTGATCCACTCGAAAAAAACAGCTCTGAGCTGACAGAAGAGGAAGGACAGGGAGTATAG
- the lrrc71 gene encoding leucine-rich repeat-containing protein 71 isoform X1 has protein sequence MSRKRQKEKTDKANAEEEASKNTGQTTNEKLPAQTFDEYQCSGNVEIDFPGLCAILDMKDIPAVNTKQPTSSTSETEGGDTDDSQSQINDAPFWSKPHLQVELETEDPLSAKNLKVSGWKVDEQIARVLQKMLLSLNKLQSLQFWQAGLTDRMVISLMNTISLCSNLSALALEGNPLPEWSYHLLLSEDSVLSHLSLRNNRIGDEDARVIGMALSTTRSANKNLISLNLAFNSIGDAGATHIAQGLRLNRALLCLSLSNNQIGDSGAAHLAEVLGEFALTHEEVVERRKLLLERTQSSSFRVDSDQSPADQVPSVLSSTSLSISKGENKGTSKKSKEASKKDEKPAANKENPKSNKKSSDIKVPQSKGGKLGSKEKQQSAQEDKSSTGLNEVEAVEIVNPLLDQFVHYRDGDIILPGNRTLTSLNLAGNRITEKSLPLFLTSLEMEGRGLLRLCLQRNRFPPECECYVKIKELMTLTDPLEKNSSELTEEEGQGV, from the exons ATGtctagaaagagacaaaaagagaaaacagacaagGCGAATGCTGAGGAAGAGGCCTCAAAAAATACAG GACAGACTACAAATGAAAAATTGCCAGCGCAGACCTTTG ATGAATATCAGTGCTCAGGCAATGTGGAGATTGACTTCCCTGGGCTTTGTGCTATTCTGGACATGAAGGATATCCCAGCTGTCAACACGAAGCAACCAACGTCCTCCACCAGTGAAACTGAAGGAGGGGACACAG ATGACAGCCAGTCACAGATAAATGATGCACCTTTCTGGTCTAAGCCACACCTCCAAGTGGAGCTGGAGACCGAAGACCCCCTCAGCGCCAAGAACCTGAAGGTTTCTG GATGGAAGGTAGATGAGCAGATTGCCAGAGTGCTACAGAAGATGCTTCTCTCCTTGAACAAGCTACAGAGCCTTCA GTTTTGGCAGGCGGGACTGACAGATCGAATGGTAATCTCCCTCATGAACACAATATCACTGTGCTCCAACCTCAG tGCTTTGGCATTGGAGGGCAACCCTCTTCCAGAGTGGAGCTACCACCTTCTTCTCTCTGAAGACAGCGT CCTCTCTCACTTGTCCCTGCGAAATAACCGGATAGGAGACGAGGACGCTCGTGTAATTGGGATGGCTCTCTCAACCACCAGATCTGCCAACAAGAACCTCATATCACTCAACCTGGCATTCAATTCTATTGGTGATGCAGGTGCTACACATATCGCACAG GGCCTGCGGTTGAATCGTGCGttgctctgtctctcactgtccAACAATCAGATTGGAGACTCGGGAGCTGCTCATCTGGCTGAG GTACTAGGTGAGTTTGCTCTAACTCATGAAGAAGTTGTGGAGAGAAGGAAGCTGCTTCTGGAAAGAACACAGTCT TCATCTTTTAGGGTCGATTCTGACCAATCGCCTGCTGACCAAGTTCCCTCAGTACTCAGCAGCACTTCACTGAGCATCAGCAAGGGGGAGAACAAAGGCACCTCCAAAAAGTCAAAG GAAGCATCCAAAAAAGATGAGAAACCAGCTGCCAACAAAGAGAACCCAAAGTCTAACAAGAAAT CTTCAGATATAAAGGTGCCTCAAAGTAAAGGTGGCAAGCTGGGGAGCAAAGAGAAACAACAATCTGCACAGGAG GATAAATCAAGTACTGGCCTGAATGAG GTAGAGGCGGTGGAGATAGTGAACCCCCTGCTGGACCAGTTTGTGCATTACAGGGACGGTGACATTATTCTGCCTGGAAACAGGACTCTCACCTCCCTCAACCTGGCAG gaaACAGAATCACAGAGAAGTCGCTGCCTCTGTTCCTGACGTCACtagagatggagggaagaggCCTGCTGCGTCTCTGTCTGCAG AGAAACCGCTTCCCACCAGAGTGTGAGTGTTATGTGAAGATAAAGGAACTGATGACACTCACTGATCCACTCGAAAAAAACAGCTCTGAGCTGACAGAAGAGGAAGGACAGGGAGTATAG
- the lrrc71 gene encoding leucine-rich repeat-containing protein 71 isoform X3: MLRKRPQKIQDRLQMKNCQRRPLDIPAVNTKQPTSSTSETEGGDTDDSQSQINDAPFWSKPHLQVELETEDPLSAKNLKVSGWKVDEQIARVLQKMLLSLNKLQSLQFWQAGLTDRMVISLMNTISLCSNLSALALEGNPLPEWSYHLLLSEDSVLSHLSLRNNRIGDEDARVIGMALSTTRSANKNLISLNLAFNSIGDAGATHIAQGLRLNRALLCLSLSNNQIGDSGAAHLAEVLGEFALTHEEVVERRKLLLERTQSSSFRVDSDQSPADQVPSVLSSTSLSISKGENKGTSKKSKEASKKDEKPAANKENPKSNKKSSDIKVPQSKGGKLGSKEKQQSAQEDKSSTGLNEVEAVEIVNPLLDQFVHYRDGDIILPGNRTLTSLNLAGNRITEKSLPLFLTSLEMEGRGLLRLCLQRNRFPPECECYVKIKELMTLTDPLEKNSSELTEEEGQGV; the protein is encoded by the exons ATGCTGAGGAAGAGGCCTCAAAAAATACAG GACAGACTACAAATGAAAAATTGCCAGCGCAGACCTTTG GATATCCCAGCTGTCAACACGAAGCAACCAACGTCCTCCACCAGTGAAACTGAAGGAGGGGACACAG ATGACAGCCAGTCACAGATAAATGATGCACCTTTCTGGTCTAAGCCACACCTCCAAGTGGAGCTGGAGACCGAAGACCCCCTCAGCGCCAAGAACCTGAAGGTTTCTG GATGGAAGGTAGATGAGCAGATTGCCAGAGTGCTACAGAAGATGCTTCTCTCCTTGAACAAGCTACAGAGCCTTCA GTTTTGGCAGGCGGGACTGACAGATCGAATGGTAATCTCCCTCATGAACACAATATCACTGTGCTCCAACCTCAG tGCTTTGGCATTGGAGGGCAACCCTCTTCCAGAGTGGAGCTACCACCTTCTTCTCTCTGAAGACAGCGT CCTCTCTCACTTGTCCCTGCGAAATAACCGGATAGGAGACGAGGACGCTCGTGTAATTGGGATGGCTCTCTCAACCACCAGATCTGCCAACAAGAACCTCATATCACTCAACCTGGCATTCAATTCTATTGGTGATGCAGGTGCTACACATATCGCACAG GGCCTGCGGTTGAATCGTGCGttgctctgtctctcactgtccAACAATCAGATTGGAGACTCGGGAGCTGCTCATCTGGCTGAG GTACTAGGTGAGTTTGCTCTAACTCATGAAGAAGTTGTGGAGAGAAGGAAGCTGCTTCTGGAAAGAACACAGTCT TCATCTTTTAGGGTCGATTCTGACCAATCGCCTGCTGACCAAGTTCCCTCAGTACTCAGCAGCACTTCACTGAGCATCAGCAAGGGGGAGAACAAAGGCACCTCCAAAAAGTCAAAG GAAGCATCCAAAAAAGATGAGAAACCAGCTGCCAACAAAGAGAACCCAAAGTCTAACAAGAAAT CTTCAGATATAAAGGTGCCTCAAAGTAAAGGTGGCAAGCTGGGGAGCAAAGAGAAACAACAATCTGCACAGGAG GATAAATCAAGTACTGGCCTGAATGAG GTAGAGGCGGTGGAGATAGTGAACCCCCTGCTGGACCAGTTTGTGCATTACAGGGACGGTGACATTATTCTGCCTGGAAACAGGACTCTCACCTCCCTCAACCTGGCAG gaaACAGAATCACAGAGAAGTCGCTGCCTCTGTTCCTGACGTCACtagagatggagggaagaggCCTGCTGCGTCTCTGTCTGCAG AGAAACCGCTTCCCACCAGAGTGTGAGTGTTATGTGAAGATAAAGGAACTGATGACACTCACTGATCCACTCGAAAAAAACAGCTCTGAGCTGACAGAAGAGGAAGGACAGGGAGTATAG
- the rps27.1 gene encoding 40S ribosomal protein S27.1 has translation MPLAKDLLHPSPEEEKRRHKKKRLVQSPNSYFMDVKCPGCYKITTVFSHAQTVVLCVGCSTVLCQPTGGKARLTEGCSFRRKQH, from the exons ATGCCA CTCGCAAAAGACTTGTTGCACCCATCCcctgaggaggagaagaggaggcaCAAGAAGAAGCGTCTTGTTCAGAGTCCAAACTCTTACTTTATGGATGTGAAATGTCCAG GATGCTACAAGATCACGACAGTGTTCAGTCACGCTCAGACAGTCGTGCTGTGTGTGGGCTGTTCAACAGTCCTGTGTCAGCCCACTGGAGGCAAAGCACGTCTCACAGAGG GGTGCTCATTCAGGAGGAAGCAGCACTAG